One bacterium genomic region harbors:
- a CDS encoding N-acetyltransferase, translating into MIIRNFTKDDLETIVKIYNHAVDEKFATADTEYVTVESRKDWFAQHSADTYPIYVAEENGEIIGWCSLSPHRPGRKALRTVAEISYYIHKDHRKKGVVSSLIRHTIESAELLGFKNLISILLDLNKPSIQILEKFGFDKWGHLPDIAEIDGTICGQFIYGKKLGN; encoded by the coding sequence ATGATAATACGAAATTTTACTAAAGATGATCTTGAGACAATTGTAAAAATTTACAATCATGCTGTTGATGAAAAATTCGCTACGGCAGATACTGAATATGTTACTGTCGAAAGCAGGAAAGATTGGTTTGCACAACATTCGGCAGATACATATCCGATTTATGTTGCAGAAGAGAATGGTGAGATTATCGGCTGGTGTTCACTGAGTCCGCACAGACCCGGAAGAAAAGCTCTGAGAACTGTTGCGGAAATCAGTTACTACATTCATAAAGATCACAGAAAGAAAGGTGTAGTAAGTTCATTAATTCGACACACAATTGAGTCAGCTGAATTACTTGGTTTTAAAAATCTAATTTCTATTCTGCTTGATCTTAACAAACCAAGCATTCAAATTCTTGAAAAATTCGGATTTGATAAATGGGGTCATCTACCGGATATCGCCGAGATTGATGGTACAATTTGCGGTCAATTTATTTATGGGAAAAAACTGGGAAATTAA
- a CDS encoding DHCW motif cupin fold protein has translation MEMKNIPFGITNWEGIEKIEHKGETGTSFWRTQNFDNIRVRIVEYSPGYYADHWCSKGHILLCLEGELSTETKDGKKHTLKSGMSYQVADNDLPHRSSTKTGVKLFIVD, from the coding sequence ATGGAAATGAAAAATATTCCTTTTGGAATTACGAATTGGGAAGGAATTGAAAAAATAGAACATAAAGGTGAAACAGGAACTTCATTCTGGAGAACACAGAATTTTGACAATATAAGAGTTCGAATTGTTGAATATTCACCAGGATATTATGCAGACCACTGGTGCTCCAAAGGTCATATACTTCTCTGCCTGGAAGGTGAACTCAGTACGGAAACTAAAGATGGAAAAAAGCACACACTAAAATCCGGAATGAGTTACCAGGTAGCTGATAACGATTTGCCGCACCGGTCTTCAACAAAAACCGGTGTAAAATTATTTATAGTTGATTAA
- a CDS encoding SRPBCC domain-containing protein yields MKSIIYFILCHAIVGVSIYGQNENQTKAKYDVFSFDKEVTLRGTPEVIFDAVTGDISGWWDHSMSEHPKEFFIEPVPGGGFWEIFDDEGNGVLHARIIYADRGKLLRFDGPLGLSGQAIQVVTTYQFEPVGTDSTLFKVSVHAAGEVADGIPSIVEKVWEHFIFEQLEPYIKSGKHLEK; encoded by the coding sequence ATGAAATCAATTATTTATTTTATTCTTTGTCATGCAATAGTTGGAGTATCAATTTACGGCCAGAATGAAAACCAAACCAAAGCAAAGTATGATGTTTTCTCATTCGATAAAGAAGTAACTCTTCGCGGGACACCGGAAGTTATATTCGATGCGGTTACCGGCGACATCAGCGGCTGGTGGGATCATTCAATGTCGGAACATCCAAAAGAGTTTTTTATTGAGCCTGTTCCCGGCGGTGGTTTCTGGGAAATTTTTGATGATGAAGGCAACGGTGTTCTCCACGCAAGAATAATTTATGCTGACAGGGGAAAGCTGCTGCGTTTCGATGGGCCGCTTGGCTTATCGGGTCAGGCAATTCAGGTAGTAACAACTTATCAGTTCGAACCAGTTGGAACTGATTCAACTCTGTTTAAAGTCTCGGTGCACGCTGCAGGAGAAGTTGCTGACGGTATTCCTTCAATTGTTGAAAAGGTCTGGGAACATTTCATATTCGAGCAGCTTGAGCCGTATATTAAGTCCGGCAAACATTTAGAAAAATAG
- a CDS encoding GHKL domain-containing protein, whose protein sequence is MQHVTIEELKKVFALSNLPVQHLTWILDHSEVVEYEDNEIIAKTGDPVEWMYFIIEGRVDFYMNVNDKLVFYHSFTNDNASGGVTGLLPYSRLKISPGNSIASGRLRGIRMHKKYFHQLEQLNPDFIQQLIGYMTERARSFATTQMQLEKVSALGKLSAGIAHELNNPASAINRISYDLANRLFLNIELTEKMIRQGINADHIKYLRDKIQLKECEPKQKLSAVQRMNKEDELMHWLEEKGLPTDQDVVDTFTDAGFTGKELEDLANNLPKEELLQILLWIENLLTSQKIINDLAEASTRISNLVGAIKSHVHMDKINEMQPTDIHRDIENTLTLLGYKLRDKSISVKKTFCNDLVLLPAYVGELNQVWTNLIDNAIYAMEKNGELVIETNCDNKNVNVKIIDNGSGIPSEIQSRIFDPFFTTKKVGEGTGIGLDLVQRIIKRHNGEIKVFSKPGRTEFDVCIPISQQ, encoded by the coding sequence ATGCAACATGTAACAATTGAAGAATTAAAAAAAGTGTTCGCACTGAGTAACCTTCCTGTTCAACATCTGACATGGATTTTAGATCACTCAGAAGTTGTCGAATATGAAGATAATGAGATTATTGCAAAAACAGGGGACCCTGTGGAATGGATGTATTTTATTATTGAAGGCCGGGTAGATTTCTACATGAACGTAAACGATAAATTAGTGTTCTATCATTCTTTTACTAATGACAATGCTTCCGGTGGAGTTACAGGTTTATTACCATACTCAAGATTAAAAATATCTCCAGGTAATTCTATTGCTTCGGGCAGATTACGTGGAATAAGAATGCACAAAAAATATTTTCATCAACTTGAGCAGCTCAATCCGGATTTTATTCAGCAACTAATTGGCTACATGACGGAGCGTGCACGTTCGTTTGCTACAACACAGATGCAGCTTGAAAAAGTAAGTGCTCTTGGTAAACTTTCTGCAGGCATTGCACACGAACTGAATAATCCAGCTTCTGCAATTAACAGGATATCTTATGATTTAGCTAACAGATTATTCCTGAATATTGAGCTAACGGAAAAAATGATCAGACAGGGTATTAATGCTGATCACATAAAATATCTGCGGGATAAAATACAATTAAAAGAATGTGAACCGAAACAAAAATTAAGTGCAGTGCAAAGAATGAACAAAGAAGATGAATTAATGCATTGGCTTGAAGAAAAAGGTCTTCCGACAGATCAGGATGTTGTTGATACGTTTACAGATGCTGGCTTTACTGGTAAAGAACTTGAGGATCTTGCAAATAATCTCCCAAAGGAGGAACTACTGCAAATATTATTATGGATTGAAAATCTGCTTACATCTCAAAAAATTATTAATGACCTGGCTGAAGCTTCCACACGTATTTCAAATCTCGTTGGTGCAATTAAAAGTCACGTTCATATGGATAAAATAAATGAAATGCAGCCAACTGACATTCACAGGGATATTGAAAATACACTCACGCTTTTAGGATACAAGCTTCGGGATAAAAGTATTTCAGTTAAAAAAACTTTCTGTAACGATCTGGTTTTATTACCAGCATATGTGGGTGAGTTAAATCAGGTTTGGACAAACCTGATTGACAATGCAATTTATGCGATGGAAAAAAATGGTGAGCTAGTGATTGAGACGAATTGTGATAATAAAAATGTTAATGTAAAAATTATTGATAATGGTTCCGGTATTCCATCTGAAATCCAATCAAGAATATTTGATCCTTTTTTCACTACAAAAAAAGTTGGTGAGGGAACAGGTATCGGTCTTGACTTAGTTCAAAGAATCATAAAACGTCATAACGGTGAGATAAAAGTATTCTCAAAACCCGGCAGAACCGAGTTTGATGTTTGTATTCCAATTTCACAACAATAA
- a CDS encoding FAD-dependent oxidoreductase: protein MKLPFIIIVDDDEQVLRAIQRDVRKKYQNEYRISASDSAKEAIELIKELKLKNETVALFISDQRMPEIDGVTFLGMSKEIYPEAKLVLLTAYSDIDVAISAINNLKLDYYLLKPWNPPEEKLYPVVDDLLDDWQAQYKPDHEGIRIVGFQWSPKSHRLKEFLSGNLIPYIWMDAENDSEAEKYLISTNVKTDSLPLVILKDGSWIVDPTLPELAQKIGLQQTATQKMYDVLIIGGGPAGLAASVYGSCEGLKTILVEKSNPGGQASSSARIENYLGFPKGLSGAELTRRAMAQTLRFGTEILTPKAVKNIRVQDGYKITEMTDGTEIHSKSVLIATGVEYTKLEIPGLEKFTGAGVYYGSASVEAHACKDEIVYIVGGGNSACQAAMHICKFAKEVNIVIRRDSITKTAANYLIENINKTPNINVHTRTEVVSVDGENILQKITLKDIDTGTEKTVPAKALFIYIGAKPGTMWMNNFILKDPKGYIITGNELMEEKSFNTFWKLERKPFLPESNVPGIFACGDVRSTALTGISSAVGEGAMAIRFIRKYLESM, encoded by the coding sequence ATGAAATTACCATTTATAATTATAGTTGATGACGATGAGCAGGTTCTAAGGGCAATTCAGCGTGATGTTCGTAAAAAATATCAAAACGAATACAGAATTAGTGCATCTGATTCAGCAAAGGAAGCAATCGAGCTTATCAAAGAACTAAAGCTAAAGAATGAAACTGTAGCATTATTCATTTCGGATCAGCGTATGCCTGAAATTGATGGCGTAACATTTCTTGGAATGTCAAAGGAAATTTATCCGGAAGCAAAACTAGTATTACTAACAGCATATTCTGATATCGATGTTGCCATCAGTGCAATAAATAATTTGAAGCTAGATTATTATTTATTGAAACCTTGGAATCCCCCTGAAGAAAAACTATATCCGGTTGTGGACGATTTACTGGATGACTGGCAGGCACAATACAAACCTGATCACGAAGGCATCCGTATTGTTGGGTTTCAGTGGTCACCTAAGTCACATCGTCTCAAAGAATTTCTTTCCGGTAATTTAATTCCATATATCTGGATGGATGCCGAGAATGATTCGGAAGCCGAGAAGTATCTTATTAGCACGAACGTAAAGACAGACTCATTACCGCTAGTGATATTGAAAGATGGCAGCTGGATTGTCGATCCTACCTTACCAGAACTGGCACAAAAAATTGGACTTCAGCAGACAGCGACTCAGAAAATGTATGATGTACTAATCATCGGTGGGGGACCAGCGGGATTAGCTGCTTCAGTTTATGGTTCCTGTGAGGGATTGAAAACTATTCTGGTCGAGAAAAGTAATCCGGGTGGGCAGGCAAGCAGCAGTGCACGTATCGAAAACTATCTTGGATTTCCCAAAGGTTTATCAGGAGCTGAACTTACACGAAGAGCTATGGCTCAAACACTTCGATTCGGAACTGAAATCCTTACACCAAAGGCAGTAAAAAACATCCGTGTTCAGGACGGATACAAAATTACTGAAATGACTGATGGCACTGAGATTCACAGTAAATCTGTACTTATTGCAACCGGAGTAGAATACACAAAACTTGAAATTCCTGGATTAGAAAAATTTACGGGAGCAGGTGTGTATTATGGTTCGGCATCTGTGGAAGCACACGCATGTAAAGATGAGATCGTTTATATCGTTGGAGGCGGAAACTCAGCCTGCCAGGCAGCAATGCACATCTGTAAATTTGCAAAGGAAGTGAATATTGTTATCAGGCGTGATTCAATTACAAAGACGGCTGCAAACTATCTGATTGAAAACATAAACAAAACACCAAACATCAATGTTCACACGCGTACTGAAGTGGTTTCAGTTGATGGTGAAAACATTCTGCAAAAAATTACTCTCAAAGATATTGACACAGGTACAGAAAAAACTGTCCCTGCAAAAGCTCTGTTTATTTATATCGGTGCAAAACCTGGAACAATGTGGATGAACAATTTCATTTTGAAAGATCCAAAAGGATATATCATTACCGGTAACGAACTAATGGAGGAAAAATCATTTAATACGTTTTGGAAATTGGAAAGGAAACCATTTCTTCCTGAATCGAATGTTCCCGGGATTTTTGCATGTGGAGACGTGAGATCGACGGCTTTAACAGGAATATCATCTGCAGTAGGTGAGGGAGCAATGGCTATTCGGTTTATTCGTAAATATCTTGAATCGATGTAA
- a CDS encoding T9SS type A sorting domain-containing protein, which translates to MTGGPAVAAGFNIASYSGILDSADTLTQPLFGELTHNFPNQFINDTVSWNFLYIAPDSIIIDTIYSVGNSVNYDSIPSAFDKWNFGENFAIHVIDNPVNVPEEISTPKNFILNQNYPNPFNPTTIIKFRISDFGFVSLKIYDVLGNEVATLVDEYKSAGNYEVEFNVGTSQGLSLPSGVYFYQLRIQVPVQEDSYAGINSGQEIIQTKKMVLLK; encoded by the coding sequence ATGACAGGAGGACCAGCAGTAGCGGCCGGGTTCAATATTGCAAGCTACAGCGGCATACTTGATTCAGCAGATACGCTAACTCAGCCTCTGTTTGGCGAGCTTACTCATAATTTCCCAAATCAATTTATAAATGACACAGTATCCTGGAATTTTTTATATATCGCTCCGGATAGTATTATAATTGACACTATTTATTCCGTTGGTAACAGCGTTAATTACGATAGCATTCCAAGCGCATTTGATAAATGGAATTTTGGAGAGAATTTTGCCATACATGTTATTGATAATCCCGTAAATGTGCCTGAAGAAATATCCACTCCCAAGAATTTTATTCTGAATCAGAATTACCCAAATCCATTTAATCCGACGACGATCATAAAATTTCGGATCTCGGATTTCGGATTTGTCTCGTTAAAAATTTACGATGTGCTGGGTAATGAAGTGGCTACTCTTGTTGATGAATATAAATCTGCCGGAAACTATGAGGTCGAGTTTAATGTAGGGACAAGTCAGGGCTTGTCCTTACCAAGCGGTGTTTACTTCTATCAATTAAGGATTCAAGTCCCTGTCCAAGAGGATTCCTATGCAGGAATAAATTCAGGACAAGAAATTATTCAAACAAAAAAGATGGTACTGCTAAAGTAA
- a CDS encoding T9SS type A sorting domain-containing protein has protein sequence MKYLVTAIFLFSVFFSVINAQPAYQWVLKRSGGSLGGPIDYNKFNPDIVYYGSGSTIYKSTDRGETFFVTGTSIPGSSEIKSILLDDNNPGTFLVAIESSPDKIMKTTDDGQTWTISLNNATFSYFGIPMTEDPSHPDTIYTMNGVNFLRSPDFGTNWFILSSSTGSNSAPCDIEVFPDTSIILIGDNGTGIFRSTDYGLTWQQKYFTSGEIPTIAIDFTNPGIAWATKWGGGGGFLKSTDYGNTWIAQNTFTGNNMWGVHVQPTDGNVVIAGCYSCGTSWRTKNGGQTWTQISIGGSNYQYVVADSMTQFAAQSNGFYKLESQFFVPVELASFTAELSGNDAILKWTTASELNNQGFEIEHSIDNQNFSKIGFVPGFGTTTEMKSYSFRVSDISSGIQYYRLKQIDFDGTSTTYNSVEVAGPMPNNFVLHQNHPNPFNPSTTISFSLPVEANVTIKLFNMLGQEVAKVTERSFQAGNHNIDFNAENLTTGAYIYTLEASGVNGASFKSTKKMLLLR, from the coding sequence ATGAAATACCTTGTAACCGCGATTTTTTTATTTTCTGTTTTCTTTTCTGTGATTAATGCTCAGCCAGCTTACCAGTGGGTTTTAAAGAGATCAGGAGGCAGTCTTGGCGGACCAATAGATTATAATAAATTCAACCCTGATATAGTTTATTATGGCTCGGGATCTACTATATATAAAAGCACAGATCGTGGTGAAACTTTTTTTGTTACTGGTACTAGTATTCCTGGTTCTTCTGAAATTAAATCAATTCTTCTTGATGATAATAACCCTGGAACATTCCTGGTTGCAATTGAGTCCTCTCCTGATAAGATTATGAAAACAACGGATGACGGACAGACATGGACAATCTCTCTTAACAATGCTACATTTTCCTATTTCGGAATTCCGATGACAGAAGATCCATCTCATCCGGACACAATCTATACAATGAATGGAGTTAATTTTTTAAGATCACCGGATTTTGGGACTAACTGGTTTATACTTTCCTCTAGCACGGGTTCAAATTCAGCCCCGTGCGATATTGAAGTATTTCCTGATACAAGCATAATTTTAATTGGTGATAATGGAACAGGAATTTTCAGAAGTACGGATTACGGACTAACCTGGCAGCAGAAGTATTTTACCAGCGGAGAAATTCCAACGATAGCTATTGACTTCACGAATCCCGGTATTGCGTGGGCAACTAAGTGGGGCGGCGGCGGTGGTTTCTTGAAGTCAACTGATTACGGAAACACCTGGATTGCACAAAATACATTTACAGGAAACAATATGTGGGGTGTTCACGTTCAGCCTACAGATGGAAACGTTGTAATAGCTGGTTGCTACTCCTGCGGAACTTCCTGGAGAACCAAAAATGGCGGACAAACATGGACACAAATATCTATTGGCGGATCAAATTATCAGTATGTTGTTGCTGATTCAATGACCCAATTTGCAGCTCAGAGCAATGGATTCTATAAATTGGAATCGCAGTTCTTTGTACCTGTCGAACTTGCTTCATTCACAGCAGAATTATCCGGAAATGATGCCATTCTTAAATGGACCACTGCATCCGAACTTAATAACCAGGGATTTGAAATTGAGCACAGCATCGATAACCAAAATTTCAGCAAAATTGGATTTGTGCCGGGATTCGGAACAACAACGGAAATGAAATCATATTCTTTCAGAGTTTCGGACATAAGTTCAGGCATTCAATATTACCGATTAAAACAAATTGATTTTGATGGAACATCAACAACTTATAATTCTGTTGAAGTCGCAGGCCCGATGCCTAATAACTTTGTGCTTCATCAGAATCATCCGAATCCATTCAATCCTTCAACTACAATTTCATTTTCATTACCGGTTGAAGCAAACGTAACAATAAAACTTTTCAACATGCTCGGACAAGAAGTTGCAAAAGTTACAGAGAGAAGTTTCCAGGCTGGAAATCACAATATTGATTTCAATGCCGAGAACTTAACTACTGGAGCATACATTTATACTCTTGAAGCATCGGGGGTAAATGGTGCAAGCTTTAAATCAACAAAGAAAATGTTATTGCTACGTTAA
- the bshB1 gene encoding bacillithiol biosynthesis deacetylase BshB1: MNLDILVFAAHPDDAELSMGGTISKFTSKGLKVGVADLTKAELSTRGNVITRAKETAAASQVLKLKIRENIGIKDGNISISQENLKKVVTSIRKYKPKIVFAPYFNDRHPDHIDASHLIKRAVFSSGLEKFKTVVAGKPQLQYRPKKIFYYMQTYLFQPTFIVDISEHFEQKMKSVNEFKSQFHNPSIKRDDTFISKPEFLDYVKARAEFYGFQIRKKYGEPFYCEENIEYDFSDLL; this comes from the coding sequence ATGAATTTAGATATTCTGGTATTTGCTGCTCATCCCGATGATGCTGAGTTATCGATGGGAGGTACAATTTCGAAATTTACTTCAAAGGGATTGAAAGTTGGTGTTGCTGATTTAACAAAAGCTGAACTTAGTACAAGAGGTAATGTGATAACACGTGCAAAAGAAACAGCTGCTGCTTCACAGGTGCTAAAACTTAAAATTCGCGAGAACATTGGAATCAAAGACGGTAATATTTCCATCTCTCAGGAAAATTTGAAGAAAGTTGTTACATCGATACGGAAGTACAAACCAAAAATAGTTTTTGCACCCTACTTCAATGATCGTCATCCTGATCACATTGATGCAAGTCATTTGATTAAAAGGGCTGTATTTAGTTCCGGTCTGGAAAAATTCAAAACAGTAGTTGCAGGTAAACCTCAGCTTCAATACAGACCAAAGAAAATCTTCTATTACATGCAGACATATCTTTTCCAGCCGACATTTATTGTAGATATATCAGAACATTTTGAACAGAAAATGAAATCAGTCAATGAGTTTAAAAGCCAATTTCATAATCCTTCTATCAAAAGAGATGATACATTTATCAGCAAACCTGAATTCCTCGACTATGTTAAAGCAAGAGCAGAGTTTTATGGATTTCAAATAAGAAAAAAATATGGCGAGCCGTTTTATTGTGAAGAGAATATCGAGTACGATTTTTCGGATTTGCTCTAA
- a CDS encoding phosphoenolpyruvate carboxykinase, whose product MILKDKVIKELESQGIRNIREVFYNYGTPALYEQVVRRREGLLAHLGPIVVRTGYHTGRSPNDKFIVKESTSENNIWWGKVNKSMTEEDFNRLFAKMMAYIQGKDLYVEDCYVCADEKYRLPIRVITEAAWHNLFARNMFRRYNDPSELEKHIPQFTVIQMPNFHAFPQFDNTNSEVFIVINFQKKIVLIGGTSYAGEIKKSIFTILNYLMPMQNVMSMHCSANLGERDDVALFFGLSGTGKTTLSADPNRRLIGDDEHGWSENGVFNYEGGCYAKVIRLSEEAEPEIYDTTRRFGTILENVQIDAQTRRIDLNDDTFTENTRAAYPLTHIKNIVEDGKAGHPENIVMLTADAFGVLPPISKLTTEQAMYHFISGYTAKVAGTEKGVTEPKATFSTCFGAPFMVWHPTVYAKMLGEKIRKHKVKCWLVNTGWTGGPYGTGSRMKIQYTRAMLNAALDGKLDKVEFETDPIFKLQIPKSCDGVPSEVLNPRNTWKDKKAYDEMANKLATMFVNNFKDYEAETEKEIVAAGPNK is encoded by the coding sequence ATGATTCTTAAAGATAAAGTAATAAAAGAGCTTGAATCACAAGGTATTAGAAATATTCGTGAAGTATTTTATAATTACGGTACGCCTGCTTTATATGAGCAAGTCGTAAGAAGAAGAGAAGGGCTGCTTGCACACCTTGGGCCTATCGTAGTAAGAACAGGATATCATACAGGCAGAAGTCCGAATGATAAGTTTATTGTTAAAGAATCAACCAGCGAAAATAATATTTGGTGGGGCAAGGTAAACAAATCAATGACTGAAGAGGATTTCAATCGCCTGTTTGCCAAGATGATGGCTTACATACAGGGAAAAGATTTGTATGTCGAGGACTGTTACGTTTGCGCAGATGAAAAATACCGGCTCCCAATCAGAGTTATTACTGAAGCAGCGTGGCACAATCTTTTTGCAAGAAATATGTTTAGACGATACAACGATCCTTCAGAACTTGAAAAACACATTCCTCAATTCACAGTTATACAAATGCCGAATTTCCATGCTTTCCCCCAGTTTGATAACACAAATTCGGAAGTCTTTATTGTTATTAATTTTCAAAAGAAAATTGTACTTATTGGCGGAACAAGCTATGCCGGTGAAATTAAAAAATCCATCTTTACAATTCTTAATTATTTAATGCCGATGCAAAACGTAATGTCAATGCACTGTTCGGCAAATCTTGGAGAGCGTGATGATGTTGCATTATTTTTTGGATTATCCGGAACCGGGAAAACCACTTTATCTGCAGATCCGAATAGAAGATTAATCGGCGATGATGAACATGGCTGGAGTGAAAACGGAGTATTTAATTACGAAGGTGGTTGCTATGCAAAAGTTATTCGTCTTTCAGAAGAAGCGGAACCAGAAATTTATGACACAACCAGAAGATTCGGTACCATTCTTGAAAATGTTCAGATTGATGCACAAACGAGAAGAATAGATTTGAACGACGATACGTTCACTGAAAATACCCGCGCTGCTTATCCTCTAACGCACATAAAAAATATTGTTGAAGACGGTAAAGCGGGTCATCCTGAAAATATTGTTATGCTCACTGCTGATGCATTCGGTGTTCTTCCTCCAATCTCAAAACTTACAACTGAACAGGCAATGTATCATTTCATTTCCGGGTACACTGCAAAAGTTGCAGGAACAGAAAAAGGTGTGACCGAACCAAAAGCAACATTTAGTACTTGTTTTGGTGCACCGTTTATGGTCTGGCATCCGACTGTGTATGCGAAAATGCTTGGAGAGAAAATCAGAAAGCATAAAGTAAAATGCTGGCTTGTGAACACTGGCTGGACAGGTGGGCCGTACGGAACAGGAAGCAGAATGAAAATTCAGTACACACGTGCGATGTTAAACGCAGCACTAGATGGAAAGCTGGATAAAGTTGAATTCGAAACAGATCCGATCTTCAAATTGCAAATTCCTAAATCTTGTGATGGAGTACCTTCTGAAGTCTTAAATCCAAGGAATACCTGGAAGGATAAAAAAGCCTACGACGAAATGGCGAATAAGCTGGCTACTATGTTCGTGAATAATTTTAAAGATTACGAAGCTGAAACAGAAAAAGAGATAGTCGCAGCAGGACCAAACAAATAA
- a CDS encoding heme-binding domain-containing protein: MKKILIGLGVILLGIQFIPVERTNPPVSMDINAPENIAGILRTSCYDCHSNETVWPWYSKIAPVSFLVAGDVKEGREHLNFSEWDKYNADKKGKILEEIVEEIQKENMPLSSYTFTHPNAKLDDYRIKLIEDWVNSGSNHDGSLRYKK, translated from the coding sequence CTGAAAAAAATATTAATTGGCTTGGGTGTAATACTTTTAGGAATTCAATTTATTCCGGTCGAAAGAACTAACCCTCCCGTAAGCATGGATATTAATGCACCGGAAAATATCGCTGGCATATTAAGAACATCTTGTTATGATTGTCATTCAAACGAAACGGTTTGGCCATGGTATTCCAAAATCGCACCTGTATCATTTCTGGTTGCAGGCGATGTTAAAGAAGGAAGGGAACATCTCAACTTTTCCGAATGGGATAAATATAATGCGGATAAGAAAGGAAAAATTCTGGAAGAAATTGTCGAAGAAATTCAGAAAGAAAATATGCCGCTTTCCAGTTATACTTTCACTCATCCGAATGCAAAACTGGACGATTATCGCATTAAGTTGATCGAAGATTGGGTTAATTCAGGCAGTAACCATGACGGATCGCTTCGATATAAAAAATAA
- a CDS encoding efflux RND transporter periplasmic adaptor subunit, which produces METKTVDLSSLKIDRSGDEDNKPKLKWIIYAVILIVILTVAYLIFGSLSTNEIEVKLTSVIKQTPGRSSAVLTASGYIVAQREASVSSKGTGVLVYLGVVEGDKVKKGQIIARLDDRDIVAQLDEAKSSLQLFQAQLNEIQNNYNREKELFSRGLSSQQTLDQAETAYKSLLANIDIAEARIRAAEVALENMIIRAPFDGTVLTKNAEVGEIVAPFGASTTSRAAVVTIADMNSLMVEADVSESNIEKIKQDIDCEITLDSNPGKSYQGYVFKIVPTADRSKATVLVKVAFKSYDSNVLPEMSAKVSFLSEKSEEVDMTPVLTAPLSAVEDVGGQKIVYVIVDDAAVQKEITTGRLFGSYVEVTSGLSEGDKIIDNLSEKIRDGIQVKVL; this is translated from the coding sequence ATGGAAACGAAGACAGTAGATTTGTCTTCTTTAAAAATAGATAGATCAGGCGATGAAGATAATAAACCCAAATTGAAATGGATAATTTATGCAGTTATATTAATTGTCATTCTGACGGTTGCTTATCTCATATTTGGAAGTTTATCAACCAATGAAATAGAAGTTAAACTTACATCTGTAATAAAACAGACTCCGGGAAGATCAAGTGCTGTATTAACTGCGAGCGGATATATAGTGGCTCAGAGGGAAGCTTCTGTTAGTTCAAAAGGAACTGGAGTTTTAGTTTATCTTGGAGTTGTAGAAGGTGACAAGGTTAAGAAAGGTCAGATAATTGCAAGACTGGATGATAGAGACATTGTTGCTCAGTTGGATGAAGCAAAATCAAGCCTTCAACTTTTTCAGGCACAGCTGAACGAAATCCAAAATAATTACAATCGTGAAAAAGAATTATTTAGCAGGGGATTATCTTCGCAGCAGACTTTAGACCAGGCTGAAACAGCTTATAAATCTTTACTTGCGAATATTGATATTGCCGAGGCAAGAATCAGAGCTGCAGAAGTTGCGCTGGAAAACATGATAATCCGTGCACCTTTTGATGGAACAGTTCTAACAAAGAATGCGGAGGTTGGTGAAATTGTTGCACCGTTCGGTGCAAGCACTACTTCACGTGCAGCTGTTGTTACAATTGCTGATATGAATTCTTTAATGGTTGAAGCAGATGTTTCAGAATCAAATATCGAAAAGATAAAACAGGATATTGATTGCGAAATTACTCTTGATTCCAATCCCGGTAAAAGTTATCAAGGCTATGTTTTTAAAATTGTTCCCACGGCAGACAGATCGAAAGCTACTGTTTTAGTTAAAGTTGCTTTTAAAAGTTATGACAGCAATGTTCTTCCTGAAATGAGCGCAAAAGTATCTTTCTTATCTGAAAAAAGCGAAGAAGTAGATATGACTCCTGTTTTAACTGCACCATTGTCAGCAGTAGAAGATGTGGGTGGCCAGAAGATAGTTTATGTCATAGTTGATGATGCAGCAGTTCAAAAGGAAATAACTACTGGTCGTCTCTTTGGAAGTTATGTTGAGGTAACTTCAGGTTTGAGTGAAGGTGATAAGATAATTGATAACCTGAGTGAAAAAATTAGAGATGGTATTCAGGTAAAAGTTTTATAA